The Lutra lutra chromosome 16, mLutLut1.2, whole genome shotgun sequence genome segment cctctctgcctacttgtgatctgtcaaataaataataaaaaaaaaaacctttaaaaaatttaaaaaaagaaaggaaggcccAGGGGAGCAAGGCTGTACCCCCACGCCCCCCTCCCAGCTGCTCAGTGCCACCCTTCGCACAGGGACTCACCACCCTGTCCTTTCCACAGCTATGACATGGTGCATTATGGCCACTCTAACCAGCTGCGCCAGGCAAGGGCCATGGGCGACTACCTCATCGTGGGTGTACACACCGATGGTGAGCTGGGCTGCTGCCTCCCACTGACCTCCCAGCTCCCTGCAGGTGGCAAGGCCAGGTCCGAGGCCATCCTTCTGAAGAGCACGGCCCAGCAGCTTCACGCCACCTGCAGGCCCAGGCTGAGCCCCCCCACGGCTTCCCATCCTGCGGCTCAAGTTGAACAGTGCAGCCAAGGGATGACATTTCTGGCCGTGCTGCccacttccctctcccaccccagcctggtGCCTGGGACCCTTGGGAATGGAGCGCCTGGCTGTCACAGGACTTTGCCTGGAACTCTGGTTGGGTGAGGGGAGCACATAGTTAGCCAGTGACCACATCCTGAGCCCCTGTACTGGCCCAGAGAGACAGGGCAGTGTCCACATGGGTGTGTTTCTGCCCTCACGACAGGCAGAGGGCCCAAGGAGACAGACGGCTGCCCGCCACGAGCTCAGCTATGGGAGGGGGCCCCGAGGCCAGCGAGCCTGTGGGCCAGCCCTGCAGAGCTCACCTGTCTTGTCCTTGCTCTGTGTCTGGCTCTAGAGGAGATCTCCAAGCACAAGGGGCCCCCAGTCTTCACTCAAGAGGAGAGGTACAAGATGGTGCGGGCCATCAAGTGGGTAGACGAGGTGGTGCCTGCAGCTCCCTACGTGACCACGCTGGAGACGCTGGACAAGCACAACTGTGACTTCTGTGTGCATGGCAGTGAGTGGGGGGGCTGGGGCCCAGAGTGCTGGGGCCTCTGGCCGGGCTGGAGGGTGGCCGGGCTGTTGGGGCCTAAGCCTTTCGGGGATCTGAGAAGGCGTCAGGTCCTTTCCCAGAAAGAGTCCCTGCATGCCAGGACCAGCGTAGGATGAGGGTTGGGGGCCCCACAGGCCCCCGCAGTCTGGGCTGAGAGTCCTCATTCACCCGTGTGTGGTGCTCCCTAGATGACATCACGCTGACCATAGATGGCCGTGACACCTACGAGGAAGTGAAGCAAGCCGGGAGGTACAGGTGAGCCCCAGAGAGGGCCCCCTCTTGTCGAGGAGTAGGGCTCACAGCTCCCCCCTAACTCTTTCTGCCCACGAGGAAAATGGGCTGCAGCCTCTTCCAGACCAGGGTGGGAGCAGGGTAGGCCGGCTGCCCAGTGGGTCTTCAAGTGTCACAGACCTGCGCCAGCCCAGGTGGTGGTCATGGGCCGTGGGCAGCTGGCCGCTGGGAAGAGTGGGGTGTGGCCATTACCAGACTTAGACAGCCACGGGGGACAGTCGTGGGGGCCGGGGACTAGAGCTGCCATGGGCCCCGGTCTGGcctgcccccccagccccccccaccAGGCACCACACGCTCTGGGCTGAGCAGCACTTCTCGTTTATTCTGTCATGCCCTTCCATGTATAAAAGTGCCATGGCCTGGCCCGCACTCCTGGTCCTGGTTTTCTATTGTGGCCGAGAATGGCACGGAGCTGCCTGGTCTGCACTGCCCAGCTGGGGGCTGGCGGGGCTGTGCTCAGGTGGGGTGAGCTGTTGTGGGGCCTTTGGAGTATGTCCAGGATGGCAGTGCTGACCCCACTCTGTCCCCAGAGAGTGCAGGCGCACCCAGGGCGTGTCCACCACGGACCTCGTCGGCCGCATGTTGCTGGTGACCAAGGCCCATCACAGCGGTCACGTGAGTCTGGGAGGGACAGGGGCGGGCTCCCAGGGCTCAGGACACTGCTGGGAGGGAGGAAGTACCTGGTCTGTCCCTTTGTGAGTTCTGGGGCTTGGCCATGTCTGGGGGACGGCAAGGCTCCTCAGCGTCCCATGTCCTTCCTCTCAGGAGATCTCCTCAGAGTACCGGGAGTATGCAGACAGCTTCGGCAAGGTGAGTGTCGCCCCGGCTCGCCAGGCCACTCCCTGATGCCCCCGTGCCCAACCCCCACCTTCTTGGCGCCGCCTGGGTACTGCCCACCAGGCTCGGCAAGCGAGCCAGTCCCGCCGCCACAGAGGAACCAGGACCGCCTTCAAGCAGGTGGCCCCTAACCCGGCAGCCTGGTCCTCTCGCCCTTGTAGCCCCGTCACCCAACACCCGCCAGGCCGAAACTTCCCTCGGAAGGGCCCTCCCAGGTGACCAGAAGGTGGCTCAGGGTGCTGGGTCCCCACCAGGGCAGTGGCCACTGCTGGGCCGGCTATCAGGCCCCAGTGCTGTCGGCAGCAGTGCCCAGGGCGGCCACAGGGCGGAGCCACCCATCCCGCTGGTTGCATGGGGCAGGCGCTGCTGGCTCCCCACCTTGTCCCTGCCTGAGGCACGTGCCTGGTAAGAGCACCCACGTGACCGAGCAAGTGCTGCAGCTGGGGTTTGGGGTTCTGCACCAGCGCCCCCATACCTGCTCCCAGACAGGCGCAGGCAGCCCGGTCCCAGAAaaggagctggggggtgggggcaggtaaAGGACAGGCCGCTCCCGGGGCAGCAGTCGCTGACCAGAGCCCTCTCGGCTTCTAGTGCCCTGGGGGGCGGAACCCCTGGACAGGGGTGTCCCAGTTCCTGCAGACGTCTCAGAAGATCATCCAGTTTGCTTCGGGGAAGGAACCCCAGCCAGGGGAGACTGTCATCTATGTGGCCGGTGCCTTCGACCTGTTCCGTATCCTCTGGGACCAAGGGGGAGGGTGGCCCCCGCTTTGGCCCTCTGGGCCCCTCTGGGTCATGGGACCTGAGAGGCCTCCCTGACTCCTCGCAGCTCCCAGAGTGGGGTGGAGCTCAGGGGAACCTGCCGGAGCCCCCGGTCCTATGGGGcgcctctccttctgttcctcgaTTCTTAACCTGGGCACAGACATCGGCCACGTGGACTTCCTGGAGAAGGTGCACGGCCTGGCCAAGAGGCCATATGTCATCGCCGGCTTGCATTTTGACCAGGTCTCGCTCCCCAGTCGGCTGATAGGGTGTGGGCGCGCtgggggggctcctggggctgAGGTTGGGCACAGGTGGCTCACAGGGGTGAGGCCTGGGGAGctgatggaggtgggggaggcaggggcctCTTTCTGAGGACTGGGGCTTCCCCGCGCTGCCGGGCCCCGTCTACCGGAGGCTGCCTGCTCATTGGAGCTCACTGTGGCCCTAGGAGGTCAACCACTACAAGGGGAAGAACTACCCCATCATGAACCTTCATGAGCGGACCCTGAGCGTGCTGGCCTGCCGGGTATGGACCACTGCGGGGGCGCTGCGTGGGGTCCCCTGCCCAGGCTGcggggaaggagggggtgggtATCTAGGAGCCTTGGGCTTCTGGCCAGCCAGCCCCGCCAGGCTGCTCCCTACCCCCAGCCTTGCTTCCTTAGCAGTGAGCACTTTCTTCCATCAACCTGGGGCCTAGTGGGGTCTTAGCTGACCATCTGTGCTCCCTGTCCCCGTAGTACGTGTCAGAAGTGGTGATCGGGGCCCCCTATGCGGTCACAGCAGAGCTCCTGGACCACTTCAAGGTGAGGCTCCTGGTGGACCAGGTCCAGGGAGGGCCCTCTGAGTGCAAGGCACCAGGCTCCCTaacccctgctccctccccaggtGGATCTGGTATGTCATGGGAAGACAGAAATCATGCCGGACAAGGATGGCTCAGATCCTTACCAGGTGGGTTGTGCTGGGCCCTTGCTGGGCACAAGGTGGCCGTGTGTGCTGTTCCCGGGGAACCTGCCGCCCCGCCTCCCCCGGCCTCACAGTGCCTGTATGGAAGCTACCCCAGGGGGCGGGTTAACTGCCAGTCCAGTGGCCTCCTAGGAGGAGGAGGACGCTTGCTAAGCAGTGGGAGGAACCATGCTAGTGTTCTGGTCTTTCGGGGGTGAGGACCCTCCAGGCCCAGGCAGCTCCAGAGGAGGGCCGTCATTACCTCCCCCTACCCTCTGGCCTCCAGGAGCCCAAGAGAAGGGGCATCTTTTGCCAGATCGACAGCGGGAACGACCTGACCACGGACCTCATTGTTCAGCGCATCATCAAGAACAGGTGAgggagggctgcctggctgggccCTGCGGGGCCGCGGAAGCCCCAGGCCTAGGTGCGCCGCTCACCCCAGCCCGGCCCCCAGGCTAGAGTACGAGGCCCGGAACCAGAAGAAAGAGGCCAAGGAGCTGGCTTTCCTGGAGGCCAGGAGGCGGCAGGAGACGCAGCGTGAGAGAGAGCGCGACTGTGACTTCTGAGCAGTGAGCGGTCACCCGCGTGCCCTCGGgccagcccctcctgctctccttcccaCGCCTCGAGGGTCTGGTGTGTAACAAAGCTGCCGCACTGCCTCTCCACCTGGCCTGCTCTTGGAAGGGCTAGAGCCGAGGGcactgcccccaccctgcctgcccagAGGCTTTCCCGCTGAGTCGCACAGAGAGGGCAGCCGGCACAGACGAGCGGCCCAGCGGGCACCTTTCGCCAGCGGGGAACCACCCTGCGAGCTGGTGAAGGCCTGGCTTCTGCTCCCCCCCAAGCCCCTGCAGACCCAGGACACCCCC includes the following:
- the PCYT2 gene encoding ethanolamine-phosphate cytidylyltransferase isoform X4; this translates as MIRNGHGAAGGAEPPGPEGKRAVRVWCDGCYDMVHYGHSNQLRQARAMGDYLIVGVHTDEEISKHKGPPVFTQEERYKMVRAIKWVDEVVPAAPYVTTLETLDKHNCDFCVHGNDITLTIDGRDTYEEVKQAGRYRECRRTQGVSTTDLVGRMLLVTKAHHSGHEISSEYREYADSFGKCPGGRNPWTGVSQFLQTSQKIIQFASGKEPQPGETVIYVAGAFDLFHIGHVDFLEKVHGLAKRPYVIAGLHFDQEVNHYKGKNYPIMNLHERTLSVLACRYVSEVVIGAPYAVTAELLDHFKVDLVCHGKTEIMPDKDGSDPYQEPKRRGIFCQIDSGNDLTTDLIVQRIIKNRLEYEARNQKKEAKELAFLEARRRQETQRERERDCDF
- the PCYT2 gene encoding ethanolamine-phosphate cytidylyltransferase isoform X2, whose protein sequence is MIRNGHGAAGGAEPPGPEGKRAVRVWCDGCYDMVHYGHSNQLRQARAMGDYLIVGVHTDEEISKHKGPPVFTQEERYKMVRAIKWVDEVVPAAPYVTTLETLDKHNCDFCVHGNDITLTIDGRDTYEEVKQAGRYRECRRTQGVSTTDLVGRMLLVTKAHHSGHEISSEYREYADSFGKCPGGRNPWTGVSQFLQTSQKIIQFASGKEPQPGETVIYVAGAFDLFHIGHVDFLEKVHGLAKRPYVIAGLHFDQEVNHYKGKNYPIMNLHERTLSVLACRYVSEVVIGAPYAVTAELLDHFKVDLVCHGKTEIMPDKDGSDPYQDPPGPGSSRGGPSLPPPTLWPPGAQEKGHLLPDRQRERPDHGPHCSAHHQEQARVRGPEPEERGQGAGFPGGQEAAGDAA
- the PCYT2 gene encoding ethanolamine-phosphate cytidylyltransferase isoform X3 encodes the protein MVHYGHSNQLRQARAMGDYLIVGVHTDEEISKHKGPPVFTQEERYKMVRAIKWVDEVVPAAPYVTTLETLDKHNCDFCVHGNDITLTIDGRDTYEEVKQAGRYRECRRTQGVSTTDLVGRMLLVTKAHHSGHEISSEYREYADSFGKCPGGRNPWTGVSQFLQTSQKIIQFASGKEPQPGETVIYVAGAFDLFHIGHVDFLEKVHGLAKRPYVIAGLHFDQEVNHYKGKNYPIMNLHERTLSVLACRYVSEVVIGAPYAVTAELLDHFKVDLVCHGKTEIMPDKDGSDPYQEPKRRGIFCQIDSGNDLTTDLIVQRIIKNRLEYEARNQKKEAKELAFLEARRRQETQRERERDCDF
- the PCYT2 gene encoding ethanolamine-phosphate cytidylyltransferase isoform X1; its protein translation is MVHYGHSNQLRQARAMGDYLIVGVHTDEEISKHKGPPVFTQEERYKMVRAIKWVDEVVPAAPYVTTLETLDKHNCDFCVHGNDITLTIDGRDTYEEVKQAGRYRECRRTQGVSTTDLVGRMLLVTKAHHSGHEISSEYREYADSFGKCPGGRNPWTGVSQFLQTSQKIIQFASGKEPQPGETVIYVAGAFDLFHIGHVDFLEKVHGLAKRPYVIAGLHFDQEVNHYKGKNYPIMNLHERTLSVLACRYVSEVVIGAPYAVTAELLDHFKVDLVCHGKTEIMPDKDGSDPYQDPPGPGSSRGGPSLPPPTLWPPGAQEKGHLLPDRQRERPDHGPHCSAHHQEQARVRGPEPEERGQGAGFPGGQEAAGDAA
- the PCYT2 gene encoding ethanolamine-phosphate cytidylyltransferase isoform X5 is translated as MARRAVQSRRVRRASAPCECGATAEEISKHKGPPVFTQEERYKMVRAIKWVDEVVPAAPYVTTLETLDKHNCDFCVHGNDITLTIDGRDTYEEVKQAGRYRECRRTQGVSTTDLVGRMLLVTKAHHSGHEISSEYREYADSFGKCPGGRNPWTGVSQFLQTSQKIIQFASGKEPQPGETVIYVAGAFDLFHIGHVDFLEKVHGLAKRPYVIAGLHFDQEVNHYKGKNYPIMNLHERTLSVLACRYVSEVVIGAPYAVTAELLDHFKVDLVCHGKTEIMPDKDGSDPYQDPPGPGSSRGGPSLPPPTLWPPGAQEKGHLLPDRQRERPDHGPHCSAHHQEQARVRGPEPEERGQGAGFPGGQEAAGDAA